Proteins found in one Tsukamurella paurometabola DSM 20162 genomic segment:
- a CDS encoding acyl-CoA dehydrogenase family protein codes for MSLTPDLLLTDVEEDLRSAVRDLLERRSVPSDLIAAYDGAPVPGIDAELAAMGVAGLLVPERLGGAEAGVAVAGVVADELGAAAASSSFLTSAGIATAVALAAGADDLVERLASGAATAALVVPFSVDPHGPLTGGPVADGAITGTVRSVAGAIGADVLLVLGDDGALYALDAARTRVNPVSSLDMTRQVADVTFDGAPGTPLTADGAAAVRAGLLTGAALLAAEQAGVARWCVRTTVGYLKERRQFGRVVGGFQALKHRLAELYADTESAAAISRSATVTLGDLGAEDPESVLAVAVAAAYCSDLAVRAAEEAVQLHGGIGMTWEAPVHLYLKRAKADQIGLGTPGKHRAALAGLADVPA; via the coding sequence ATGAGCTTGACCCCCGATCTGCTGCTGACCGACGTCGAGGAGGATCTGCGCTCGGCGGTCCGCGATCTGCTCGAACGGCGCAGCGTACCGTCGGATCTCATCGCCGCGTACGACGGTGCCCCCGTGCCCGGGATCGACGCCGAGCTCGCCGCGATGGGCGTGGCCGGGCTGCTCGTTCCGGAGCGGCTCGGCGGGGCCGAGGCCGGAGTCGCCGTCGCGGGCGTGGTGGCCGACGAGCTGGGGGCCGCGGCAGCATCGTCGTCGTTCCTCACCTCCGCGGGGATCGCGACCGCGGTGGCGCTCGCGGCGGGCGCGGACGACCTGGTTGAGCGGCTCGCTTCCGGTGCGGCCACGGCGGCTCTGGTCGTTCCCTTTTCCGTCGACCCGCACGGACCGCTCACGGGCGGTCCGGTGGCCGACGGGGCGATCACGGGCACCGTCCGCTCCGTGGCGGGCGCGATCGGGGCCGACGTCCTGTTGGTCTTGGGCGACGACGGTGCGCTGTACGCCCTCGATGCCGCGCGGACTCGTGTGAATCCGGTGTCCTCACTGGACATGACCCGTCAGGTCGCGGACGTGACCTTCGACGGGGCGCCGGGCACCCCTCTCACCGCCGACGGTGCCGCGGCCGTGCGTGCGGGCCTGCTGACCGGGGCGGCGTTGCTCGCCGCGGAACAGGCCGGAGTCGCGCGCTGGTGCGTGCGGACGACAGTCGGCTACCTCAAGGAACGCAGGCAATTCGGCCGGGTCGTCGGTGGGTTCCAGGCGCTCAAGCACCGGCTCGCCGAGCTCTACGCCGACACTGAATCCGCTGCGGCGATCTCCCGGTCCGCCACCGTTACCCTGGGCGATCTCGGGGCGGAGGATCCCGAGAGCGTCCTCGCGGTGGCCGTGGCCGCGGCGTATTGCTCCGACCTGGCCGTGCGCGCCGCCGAGGAGGCGGTGCAACTGCACGGCGGTATCGGTATGACCTGGGAGGCGCCGGTGCACCTGTATCTCAAGCGCGCCAAGGCAGATCAGATCGGTCTCGGGACCCCCGGTAAGCACCGTGCGGCCCTCGCCGGGCTCGCCGATGTGCCCGCCTGA
- a CDS encoding phosphotriesterase family protein yields MGAVHTVTGDVDAAELGVTLMHEHLFVLTPDIQQNYPEDFGDEDARIEDAIGQLRKAYDAGVRTIVDPTVVGLGRYIPRIQRIADRTPVRIVAATGVYTYRDLPRYFMYRGPALTAMTGIDFPDPMVDMFVRDITEGIADTGVRAGMLKCAIDRHGLTEGVERVMRAVAKAHHATGVPITVHTHPGSESGLIVKRVMCDEEGVDPARIVLGHSGDTTDVEHLSALADAGFTLGFDRFGINLETTFEARNDTLIEMVRRGHADRIVISQDAACYIDWIDPNVKSGMTQWHYTHVFDDVFPYVLERGVTQAQIETMLVDVPRRVLVGQ; encoded by the coding sequence ATGGGAGCCGTCCACACCGTCACGGGAGACGTCGATGCCGCCGAACTCGGCGTCACGCTGATGCACGAGCACCTCTTCGTGCTCACCCCCGATATCCAGCAGAACTATCCGGAAGATTTCGGCGACGAGGACGCCCGCATCGAGGACGCGATCGGCCAGTTGCGCAAGGCTTACGACGCGGGTGTGCGCACCATCGTCGATCCGACGGTGGTGGGCCTGGGGCGATACATTCCCCGCATCCAACGGATCGCTGATCGCACTCCGGTACGGATCGTCGCCGCCACCGGCGTGTACACCTACCGAGATCTACCGCGTTACTTCATGTACCGCGGACCGGCGCTCACCGCGATGACGGGCATCGACTTCCCGGATCCCATGGTGGACATGTTCGTCCGGGACATCACCGAGGGGATCGCGGACACCGGAGTGCGCGCCGGCATGCTCAAATGTGCCATCGACCGACATGGCCTCACCGAGGGTGTGGAACGCGTGATGCGGGCGGTGGCCAAGGCGCACCATGCCACCGGTGTGCCGATCACGGTGCACACGCATCCCGGGTCCGAGAGCGGTCTCATCGTCAAGCGCGTGATGTGCGATGAGGAGGGCGTCGACCCTGCTCGGATCGTGTTGGGGCACAGTGGTGATACCACCGATGTCGAGCACCTGTCCGCACTCGCCGACGCCGGGTTCACGCTGGGCTTCGACCGATTCGGGATCAACCTGGAGACCACCTTCGAGGCCCGCAACGACACCCTGATCGAGATGGTGCGCCGCGGCCATGCCGACCGGATCGTGATCTCGCAGGATGCCGCCTGCTACATCGATTGGATCGATCCGAACGTCAAATCCGGTATGACGCAGTGGCACTACACGCACGTCTTCGACGACGTCTTCCCCTATGTGCTCGAGCGCGGCGTGACGCAGGCTCAGATCGAGACCATGCTGGTGGATGTGCCGCGGCGTGTACTGGTGGGGCAGTAG
- a CDS encoding long-chain-fatty-acid--CoA ligase translates to MSFNLAIMLRESAAATPEAPLLFAGDRVLSYREVDDCSGRVASALLARGLVPGDKVAVQLPNLPEFVMAYFGVLKAGLTMVPLNPLFTAREVEYHLGDSDSRALITSDSSAEAAGAGAAAAGVDDVLVVSENASIPRGATAFSDLLATAGSGEIHPTASDDTAVLLYTSGTTGRPKGAELTHFELYMNCTVAPQLFGMTAADVALGVLPLFHVFGLSSVLNAAVRYGGSVALVPRFEAAAVLDVMERRRVTVLSGVPTMYVALLGAGPGGRDLSALRAAVSGGASIPGGVLRGFEEAFGGIAVLEGYGLSETASTATFNISADQRKVLSIGKPIWGVQMRIVDPDGVELPPGDAHVGEVLVRGHNVMKGYYKRPEATAEALRDGWLHTGDLGYRDEDGYFFIVDRLKDLVIRGGYNVYPREIEEVLYTHPDVVEAAVVGRPDERLGEEVEAFVVLRPGSATDTEALTAFARERLAAYKYPRSFVILPELPKGATGKILKRELRAPR, encoded by the coding sequence GTGTCGTTCAACCTGGCGATCATGCTCCGCGAGTCTGCCGCTGCGACGCCCGAAGCGCCGCTGCTGTTCGCGGGCGACCGCGTGCTCAGCTACCGCGAGGTCGACGACTGCTCCGGCCGGGTCGCGTCGGCGTTGCTCGCTCGCGGTCTCGTGCCCGGCGACAAGGTCGCGGTGCAACTGCCCAACCTGCCCGAATTCGTGATGGCCTACTTCGGTGTGCTCAAAGCGGGCCTGACCATGGTTCCGCTGAATCCGTTGTTCACTGCGCGGGAAGTGGAGTACCACCTCGGCGACAGCGATTCGCGAGCGCTCATCACCTCCGATTCCTCGGCCGAGGCCGCGGGCGCCGGCGCCGCCGCCGCAGGCGTCGATGACGTCCTGGTCGTGTCCGAAAACGCCTCGATCCCACGGGGCGCCACTGCCTTCTCCGACCTGCTCGCTACCGCGGGCAGCGGCGAGATCCATCCCACTGCGTCGGACGATACCGCCGTCCTGTTGTATACCTCCGGAACCACTGGGCGGCCGAAGGGCGCCGAGCTCACCCACTTCGAGCTGTACATGAACTGCACCGTCGCGCCGCAACTGTTCGGGATGACGGCGGCGGACGTCGCGCTCGGCGTACTGCCGCTGTTCCACGTGTTCGGGTTGTCCAGTGTGCTCAACGCTGCTGTCCGGTACGGCGGGTCGGTCGCGTTGGTCCCGCGTTTCGAGGCCGCAGCGGTACTCGACGTGATGGAGCGACGCCGGGTGACCGTGCTGTCGGGAGTGCCCACCATGTACGTCGCGCTGCTCGGTGCCGGCCCCGGTGGTCGCGACCTGTCCGCGTTGCGCGCTGCGGTCTCGGGTGGGGCCTCGATTCCCGGCGGTGTGCTGCGAGGTTTCGAGGAGGCGTTCGGCGGGATCGCCGTGCTCGAGGGCTACGGTCTATCCGAGACGGCCAGCACCGCCACGTTCAACATCAGTGCCGACCAGCGCAAGGTGCTATCGATCGGCAAGCCGATCTGGGGTGTCCAGATGCGGATCGTCGACCCCGACGGTGTGGAACTGCCGCCGGGGGACGCTCACGTCGGCGAGGTGCTGGTCCGTGGCCACAACGTGATGAAGGGGTACTACAAGCGGCCCGAGGCGACCGCGGAGGCACTGCGCGACGGATGGCTGCATACCGGCGATCTCGGGTACCGCGACGAGGACGGATACTTCTTCATCGTCGATCGGCTCAAGGACTTGGTGATCCGCGGCGGCTACAACGTCTATCCGCGCGAGATCGAGGAGGTGCTCTACACCCACCCCGATGTCGTTGAGGCCGCGGTGGTCGGGCGGCCCGACGAGCGCCTCGGCGAGGAGGTCGAGGCCTTCGTGGTGCTCCGTCCCGGCTCGGCGACCGATACCGAGGCGCTGACCGCTTTCGCACGCGAGCGCCTGGCCGCGTACAAGTACCCGCGGTCATTCGTCATCCTTCCCGAACTGCCCAAGGGGGCCACCGGCAAGATCCTCAAGCGGGAGCTGCGCGCACCGCGGTGA